ACGGTCGTCACTGAAAACAGCGTCGTGCCAGCAAAGGCGGTCAGAGCGGAAAAGAGGCGGGATGTGAATCGCGTGCGTATGTTCATAACGTCATTCTGAGAGTCTGGTAAAAGTGTCTGTCAGTCGCCTGATTGTATCAGCCTCAAGTCGAATCTGCATCTGGAAAACCGCATTCCTCACTATTTTCCCCGGTTAATTCTGCGGGTTCTGAGCCCTGGATGAGCGTTTCTACAGGTTGTCGGAGCTGCTGGAAATCCTGCTGATGCAGATAAACGGTCTGCCAGCTGTCGGAACGAGGTTTCATTTTGTCCTGATAGGCGTCGACCGGAACCAGGTAGAATGCGTACAGATTCTCTTTAAATTCATAAACCTTTTCCAGGTTGTTGGAAATGGAGTCGGGAGGTAACTGATAGGCAAAGACCAGACTGGAGATAAAGCCTTCGCCGAACAGTTCCTGCCACTGGAAGAGCCCCCTGATATCCTCTCGGGTGGCCCAACTTTCCCAGCGAC
The genomic region above belongs to Gimesia chilikensis and contains:
- a CDS encoding HYExAFE family protein, which codes for MVIRRNHYESAFEDYLRSQKIPYVAVDEKRRALAQEASIKSLDFIVYSSQGPNLLIDVKGRTEIFDAPTRSRRWESWATREDIRGLFQWQELFGEGFISSLVFAYQLPPDSISNNLEKVYEFKENLYAFYLVPVDAYQDKMKPRSDSWQTVYLHQQDFQQLRQPVETLIQGSEPAELTGENSEECGFPDADST